The nucleotide sequence GCTAAACCAGGGCATTTGTGCTGCCTGACTTCAAGAGCTTGTATTTGGCAATGTGGAGTGGAAGACACCATGGAGCAGCTACATCAATGTTACCTTGTATTTGTACTGCAAGGGCCATAGCCTGTTCCTTAGGAATTCTGTGTACTGTCTTCAGTGACTCAGGTGACTGCATATGTACCTCAAGAAGCCCAAGTACAGGGTGCCAGCTACAACGCTGTGTAAAATAAAAAGCTGAAATAGTTCAAGTGATCCAAGCCACAGAGGGTTGTGACACATCCTTTATGAATAAAGGCCTCAAACTTCTGCAGATTCAGAGTGGTTTGAAGAGCTGGTTTTAAACCGAAGTCATCTTGGCAGAAAAGGTCAGGTGTAGCTTGCAGGATTTGCTTCCAACTACATTCAGTTCTTGGCTTCTATCTCTCTGATCACTGATTTCTGGAAAATGCAGTTGACAAGTGGTTTTCAGACATCTTTTTTTAACAGCAGCCAACTGGTATCTGTATTACCAGTGGCACTGTCAGCTTTCATTGTGCCCTGAAGGACCTTTTTGTGCTGATGATCCCAAAGGAGAAGTACTCTGTGATTAAGGGTGTGCTGGTTTGTGTTCTTTGTTCTTTCCATACAGGTTTGGAAATGATGTGCAGCACTTTAAGGTGCTCAGAGATGGGGCTGGCAAGTATTTCCTCTGGGTGGTGAAGTTCAATTCTTTGAACGAGCTGGTAGATTATCACAGATCCACATCTGTCTCCAGGAACCAGCAAATATTTCTCCGGGACATTGAACAGGTGCCACAGGTAAGAGAAATGTCCTCATGGAGTGCACTGTTCAGGCTGTCACAGCCATGGTCTGAACCTGAATTGCAACTTGGAGTAAATGAATAGGGATGGAAGTGCATCTTTAGATCCTGCAGCTAGAATCCCCAGCATGGTgtgagttggaaggcacctcagggGGATCATCCGGTCCAAACTCCCTGCTACAGGatggttgcccaggatcacaatgtccaggcaggtttggaatctctccagaggagactccacagcctctgtggtcagcctgctccagggcttcagcattCTCACAGCATAgcttttcctgatgttcaggcagaacctcctgggttctagttttTGCCTGTTGccactcatcctgtcactgggcacctctgaaaggtctggccccatcctcttgaccccttTCCTTTAGATGGTGATAAGCATTGAGCTTATCagctcctctcagtcttcccttctccactgGTAAATAAtctggctggctgtgcagagcctaCCTGAGAACTCCCTGGTCTTGTTTTCAGTTCTGGCAAAGTgttattgctgctgctgcttcaactCTTGGCTTGTTTATGGATACTGTTGCAGGAAAATACCTGATTGCTGTGACTTACAAATGGGTTCTAACACACAGTAAGAAAGAACAGTTTAATTGTACTGGTTCATAGCCAGAACTGTATccctcagcagccagggaagttTTGGTCCTGGTCTTTCCTGAAGAGGTATTTACAGGTAGGGGCATATGGAACAGCTCAAGCCTTCTGGTTTGGATCTAGTTAGTGTTAAGAGAAACCAAAAACCATGCTaagtgccagcagagcagcttgtgcTTAGGTAGCTctttgttttgttccatttcccagGGCAATCAGAATGTTATGTTGCATGTAAGTGGaattataattttttttggtcagtATTGGCTAAATCATCTTGCTTCCATGTGCAGCATTCTAGTTCTAGCTTGAAGACCAGGGCTGTGGAATTCATGCTGCTCTCCAGGTGCTATGGGCACCCTTTGCCCTAATTTGTCTGTGTAACCAGTCTGCACCTTTTGGTCAGTGATAAGACAGGATGAGAAAACATCTGTCTGACAAGGATGAAGATACCTTCTTAGCCTCATGATTTTAAGAGTACAGATGCATTTTAAATGAACTGTTAGCTTTACTGTAAGAATGGAAGCGTTTGCTGACCAGGCAAAATGAGCTGTGACAGCACTACTTGATCCTGGAGAGTCTTAATGCCAGCATCCAGTTTTTAGGGGGAGCTTTGTATATCATGTTGTATATTTAGCAGGagaattggactggatgatctccagaggtcccttccaacccgcaTCATACTCTCTCCcatccccctctgcagtaagcagaggcatcctcaactagatcaggttgcccagagccttgtcagcCTCAccatgaatgtctccagggatgtggcctcaattacctccctgggcaacctgttcagtgttccactgccctcatggcaaagaacctgctcctgacatccaatctaaatctgctcttctctaatttcaaaccattgccccttgttctgtcgctacaggcttttgtaaacagtgtctctccctcctccctgtccttcagcatcaCCTGTGAGGTTGAAttttatgatctctgaggtcttttccaacctggttgattctatgattctctctctGAGGCTtttcaatacctccagggatgaagattCAAccgcctgttccagtctttgagaaccctttcagcccAGCGAAACGAAGCAGCCCAAACCTTTGCTGCTaagcctcctgcctgagggAGGAGGCGCCTGGAGCGCTGCAAACGATCCTCACTTTGtgtatctttttcttctttcagcaaCCCACATACGTTCAGGCCCTGTTTGATTTTGATCCCCAAGAGGAAGGAGAGCTGGGCTTCCGTCGCGGAGACTTTATCCAAGTCCTTGACAATTCTGACCCCAACTGGTGGAAGGGAGCCTGCCACGGACAGACGGGCATGTTTCCACGCAACTATGTGACCCCAGTGAACCGGAACATCTAGAGAGAAATATTAGAGATTATTTAAAGCAACCAGAGAAACAGTAAATACACATACAGAACCTAACTGCAGCCAGTGACCTAACATCACACGGCGATAAAAACCTGAGTCACCTTCTCTCCATGAGGTGATCCTTCCTTCACTCAGTACGGAACttcaggggtggggtgggggggaagagttCAACTTACACACCAAAACTTGtctttaaaaaagagaaagagagagagagaaaaaaaaaaagtaacaaatttcctcagctgctcctgggttACCCCCTTTCATTCactctttttgttttcccctcctcctctgtccCATCAGTGCATGAAGTTTTAATGCCATATAAAGTCCTAGCCATGCAGttaaaggaaaagggagaaactCTGCtggtatttttctctctctgcaaaCGGTCTTCATTTTGGCATGAAGGGATGTGAGAGAAGAACCAAATCCACAGTCCTGCCTttaggggtgggggttggggggtggaatcttaaacaacaaaaatcacCAGTCTCTGCTTTTGCCTTCAAGATTCAGCTCTTCTTGCCTGGGAAAGATGAGGCGTTCATctaatttttctctcttctcctttggcACTTTCTTCCGAAGCTCAGCAGGTTCCAagcaagggaaggggagaagagtTGTGTGGCTTTctgttttagttttttttttttcgttctctttgttgttttccttttgagtcacagagctgctttgagaAACTCCACCATACAACTGAAGTCTGTTGATGCTGTGCTGACAGCTCTTTTGGTTTTTCTTAAAAGGTGTACGGTTGAGCACATTCTGTAATTTTTTCCATAGTGCCTTTcccttatttttcttcttcttttttttttttttttttgtttaattattattatttttaagttAAAAGGACAGTCCAGAGCTTTTCAGTGGGgttgtggtttttggttttttctgccTATGTGTAAATAAatacttttttggggggaaaaagggtgTAAAGGAGGGTGGTTTTATCAATGGACATTTGAGcaaaatctccagagatggagctttCATCTTCAGATTTGTCTTACTGTTGTGAACTTCCCTTGTTCCAAGCAAAGTAAAAATCGAGGTGTTCCGGGTGGCCACTTTGGGCTGCTCAGAGTTGAGGAGCTGCGACCAGGAGCTTCAAAAAGtaagaggaagggggaagttATGaccagggaaaaggaggaagaatattttggggaaggggggggtgggaggggggggtagggggaatTTGAAAAATAATAGCCCTGACATGTCCTGTAAAATGTACATTCCTTTGATGGAAAACTTTATAATGCAGAGAAACCTCAAGAAATAgtgcttgaaaaaaaaacacaactttATGCTATTAGTGAATGTTTCTACGTGATGCATGTAATCAGCCTGTCTCTTTGGCCTGGATAGGGAATATTTGCAGTCGTGTTACTGTTGAAAAGTGGGGTTGGCATCACTGTTCTCcagtttctcctccctcctcaggTCAGTGTTACTGTTGAAGTagatttttcttccccccccaccccccccaccccctactCCCCATtcacagcaggctgtgtgaTGACTGTAATCCCCCACCCCGCACCGTAATGGCATTTCTCGTGGCCATTTgctcctccaccagagcagtgtGTGACATTAAATTGGATGGACAGGAAAGCAATCAAGCTGCAGCGCTCTCTGTGCCAATCTTCAGTTGCGTTCTTGTTCCTTTTGGTGGCCGTTTGGCTGGACCCCTTCACCCCACCAACGAACCCGAAACCTGCAGCGGAGATCTCCTCCCGCCCTGCCCAAGCACGGGCAATCTTTTGTTGGAGGGTGCCTTTTTTTGTACTGAAGTGTTACAAATGTTTTCTTCCTGAGATGGACTTTGCCTTACACTTTTAATTTTCCAGCAGATGAAAGAGAGAGCTATCCTGTAGAGCATTactttctcccccctccccccccctcccttgctAGCTGTCACtcactttcttccttctttgtaAAGTGATTGGAAAAAGGAATCTATGGCATTCTACACCTGGACCATTTGATTGTTTCCTTATTTTGGAATTGGTGTATATCATGCAGCCTTGCAGACATATGtcttgtgtgtgtatatatattaaaaacaaacaaaaaaatcagtgtttaaataaaaaaaaaaaaaaggcctatGTACTTAATCCTTTAACTCTGCAGCAGCATTTGGTAGATAGTAATTAACTGTGAATAATAAATATACATTGAATTCTTCACTTGAGCATCTGTCTGTTATTTCAGTTAAGTGACCAAAAATACGACTGGCCGAGCTAATTTGGAGGATGTTAAATTGCCATGGGAGAGAAAAGCTGTAAGGGGTGCTCTGGCCTGGTGTGCTTGGACTCCTCAGTGTTTAGCATAGATGTAGTTCAATCTGTTGGGCAGCTTTCTCTGAGaaggttgaggtgctggaggatgtcaagctggtgaagggccttgaacacaagtcttgtgaagaagggctgagggacctggggttgtttggtctggagaagaggaggttgacgAGAGACCTcgaaggaggctggagtcaggtggggagttagtctcttctcacatgcaacaagcactaggacaagaggaaacagcctcaagtagtgccagggaaggttcagctGGATATtaagagcaatttcttcccgGAAAGGGTTCTcgggcactggaataggctgcctggggaggtggagtcaccatccctggaggctttttaaaaatgcatggatgtggtgctgagggaataGCAGTGGCTCAGTGGGATTGTGAGCTGTAGGCGAGCACTTcggcttggtgatctcaaaggtatcttccaacctcagcggttctgtggttctgtggctggATTCGTTAAGTCGGTGGAGAGCCACGTCATTTGGCAGGTGTGGCATTGTGAGTAGCAAGCAGAGAGGATGGGAATGATCATGTCGCTTTCAGGACTGAACGCCATGTATCTATAAACAGTGGGAGGGCAGCACTTCTGTGGGGGTGTTTTTCTCGGCTTTTTACTGACCTGTCCACGTGCACCTGTGGTACAGACTGTAATGTCATCAGAAGccagtggtggagagcagcacacCAGTTACTTCTGGTGAAATAAGAGAGAAGATGGAGGCATGACTTGTGGAAGCACAACCACCATGGCTCAGGCTGTTGCTCTGCTTGATCAGTGCCTCACAGATTGTTTCTGCTTTCGTTGCATGAAGAAAGTGAACTGTTCCATTGTGCTAATGAGGTCTGTGGGCAGGTTACCTGTCAGGAGCTGCCAGTCTTGGCTGTGCAGCTTCTCCTCGGCCTTTGCTGATGGTCAGAAAGCACCTGTGAATTCTGTAGTCTGCTTAGTATACAAAAGGAAAAGGCCCAGAGGAGGGTTTGGATTGGTCTTTAACAATTGTCTTGGTGATTATGCTCAAATAGAGACACAGCCAAGCAGGCTGTGGTTGTTTGGAAGTGCCTGGATAGTCTATGGTTCTTTGTTTGCCACTGTGTGAAGTCAAGGCAAAGCCGATTTGCAGCATGGTTTGGAGCTCTTGGCTGTATTGTAATGCTGTAAACAACACATTTTGATTAAATTGTGTTATTTGTACTTCAGGTATCTACTGCAAAGTTTATCTTCCTTTCCTTGTGCTGTATGGAGAGAAGAAACGTGTGTTGCTACTATGACTGTATAAGGGCAAGGCCCTGGTGGCAGAGCTACTGTCAGTGGGTCCTTTGGGGGCGATTCTCTTTCCCCTCACCAGCATGGAGGGGGTGGGacgggggcagcagcagggctgcatgaCAAGCCTCAATCCCTGCTTGTTTCACTGCCAGCTGGAGCGCACGGCTGCCTATGCAGCCCTTGTCTTTAGGGGTACCAAGCGCTCGGGTCCCGGACCCGCCATTTCGGACCCGCGTGCCAAGGGCGGGGCCCGGGGGACTCCATTTCCCAGCGGCCCCCGCGGCGCGCAGGCGCATGGAGGCGCAGGGGCGCCGGCGGCAGCGGGTGAGGCAGCGCGGCGGGGCCCGCGGCGGGGAAGCGGCAGCCTCCGGTGCCTGCTGAGGGGCTtgtagggagaagggaggctGTCCTGGGCTGGGGAGCGGTCGTgggacggggcggggggggagttGCGGATTTTTTTCGGTGAGGAAGGGTCATGGAGTGAGAAGGGTGTCTCTGTGGTGCTTAGGATGAGGAAAGGGGCTGTCTGTGTGGCTTTTGGGGTGAGAACGGGGCTGTCTGTGTGACGTTTGGGGTGAGAATGGGGCTGTCTGGTTCTTGGGGTgcgggagggggttgggctgggaggggtctCTGTAGCTTTTGGGGTGAGGGAGGGTGCCTCTGGCTCTTGAAGTGAGGAAGGAGTTTATGGGGTGAGGCTGGAGACTCTTGGTATGGAAAGGAGCCTCCCAGCTGGGGAAGGCTCACTGATGCCCTTgttcccctgcccaggctgcggGGACACCAGGCAGGCATGGTTGGCTATGACCCTGAGGCCAGGTGCGTCTCCACGGTGGAAGCAGCTGTAGCAGGATCAGCATCTGGCTTAGTCACTCGGGTCCTTGTCAGTCCCTTGGATGTCATCAAGATCCGCTTTCAGGTACCTGCTTCATGGCATTCTGAGGACAAGGGGTGAAAGAGCCTGTTAGAGAGCTGGTCATGTCCTGGGTGAACAGCTCGCTTGTGCAAGCAGAGAGCGCTAAATCTGCTGGGCAGCCCTCACCTACATTGGATACAGGTTATGCAAAGTCCACTGCTGCTGTTTATCTAACCCAACTTGTGTGTTTGAATGGTATCTTGTATTTTTCATAGTttgttctctctttctctgcttttctgaatGAGTTTTTGTTTCACCATCATCCCTACTTTGAGTTGCATGCCTGGTTTTATTCTTTTAGAGCCCCATGTAAATAACATCTCAGTCAGCTGCAGATGTGATACCGTGGGGAGGCAGAGCATCATCTCCCATGCTGGTTGGCTATTAGGCTTGTGAATTCCTGAATTGGACACTTGAGTCTTGTTGAAATGTGACATGGaattgaaaatattttccctgttTCCCTCTAGCTGCAGATTGAGCAGCTTTCCTCCAGAAACCCAGGGGCTAAGTATCATGGCATCTTGCAAGCTGTACAACGCATCTTCCAGGAAGAGGGGTTGGTAGCCTTCTGGAAGGGCCATGTTCCTGCTCAGTTCCTTTCAGTTGGCTATGGAGCTGTTCAGGTAAGGTGTCCAGACACCATCTGGGCCCAGCACATGTAGACAGGGTTCTGCTTTGCCCCTCTTCAGACTGACTGTGCGGGCAGGTGCAGGTTTTCCCTGTACTGATGCAATCCAGCTGCAGTCTTGCAGATGTGTAGCTGTACAGTTCTAAAGTTAGTATTGCTGAGCTTATTGAGCAGcctgcctggccagcctgcagcATAGCTAGAGTAAACCGAGTGCTGGCTGTATCAGGTGTCACAGACAAGCCCTGTTTGTTCCTGACATTTAGCTTAGCTGCTCATCTTCCAGgcctgtgtattttttttttgctttggttcaTACTGTCACCTTAAGAGCAAgttagtgaaaaaaaataagctGCTGAGGGTGTTTTGGACACCGTTGTTGTGCTGGATTTGTCAGCAGTAACAACATGGTTtgcaaggagaagctgaaggagcagTGGACAGCATAGCTGTAATGCAGCAAATACTCTTCAGGGCATGCAGAGGTTTCCCTAAGTGCGAGCTTTAGCAGGAGTGTCAGGGATCAGAGTATCTCCAGCACCCCcggggctgctgggtgctttTTACGATGTATCCTTTGAGCACACAAAGCTGCAACAGGTTGCAAGCCGGGGAGGACTTTTGAAGGACAGAGAGGCTACAGGCGGTGGGTGGAGCCTTCTTGGTGGAAggaggggagtggaagctgGGTGTCAGTCAGACAGGTCAAGGAGTTGatccgtgtgtgtgtgtctgtctctgGAAAGTTCATGGCGTTTGAGAGCCTGACCAAGCTGGTGCACAACATCACCTCCTATGACGCCCGCGGGTCCTTCGTGCACTTCGTCTGCGGGGGGCTGGCCGCCTGCACCGCCACCGTCACCGTTCAGCCTGTCGACACGCTGCGCACCCGCTTCGCTGCCCAGGGCGAGCCCAAGGTATGCCTCGGGCTTCCAGGGGTGCAAGGTGAGGGCTGCCTGCACTCAGCCAGGCCTCATCCTGCAGCCAAGgtgccagccagagggacctgaatAGATGGGCTGAAGAGAATCTCATCAGGTTCAAGaagtcaaagtgcaaggtcctgtaccTGAGTTGGGGCAATCCTAGATCTCAATGCAAGGTGGTGGCTAATgagttgagagcagccctgcactgaaagccttgggggtgctggtgggttgGAAACTGGACAGGAGTCAACattgggcacttgcagccaggaaggccaagggcagcctgggctgcatcagaagaagagtggccagagatggagagaggggattcctgcccctctgctctgaggagacctcacgtgtagtgctgtgtccagctctagtCTAGTGGGAGgcgtctctgcccatggcatggggttggagctggatgatctttaaggtcccttcgaATCCAAGCCAATTATTTCACACAGCACCAGCAATATTTCACCTGtgtgagcacaggaggtttgAAAAGCCTAAAGGAGCAGGTGGTGTTTCTGGGCAGTGTTTGTGGTGTTGCCAAGCTCCCCCCCTGTGCTGTTGACACAGCTTCCTGAATGAcatctggctgctcctgcttgtGTTTGACTCCTGACAGGTGatccaggaggagaaactgccCTTACCAGGATAACTCAATTTTCATTCCTGCTGTTGGCCATTTATGGCATGCATGCTCCAGGCTGTAGAACATTGTGTGTTTGAAACTTTCCACTTGCAGAGTCGTGTTTGGATAATGGTGGGGATGCTATTTGAAACCAGTCACCTTTCCCCTGTATTTCATGCTCTTTTTTGTGCAAGAATTGATCTCCATGCTAATTAGGCCTGTAATAACTAGACTCATATGGTTTTGTATCAGAGCTGTTTCATGATTTGTGACTTAGCCTGCAGTAGAATCACAACATATGTTGGATAAATTTTGTTGTAGGAGCGATCAGAGCTGTTAAA is from Dryobates pubescens isolate bDryPub1 chromosome 20, bDryPub1.pri, whole genome shotgun sequence and encodes:
- the GRB2 gene encoding growth factor receptor-bound protein 2; this translates as LQVLNEECDQNWYKAELNGKDGFIPKNYIEMKPHPWFFGKIPRAKAEEMLGKQRHDGAFLIRESESAPGDFSLSVKFGNDVQHFKVLRDGAGKYFLWVVKFNSLNELVDYHRSTSVSRNQQIFLRDIEQVPQQPTYVQALFDFDPQEEGELGFRRGDFIQVLDNSDPNWWKGACHGQTGMFPRNYVTPVNRNI